One genomic window of Moorella glycerini includes the following:
- a CDS encoding stage V sporulation protein D encodes MALGLITILLRLAWLQFVRGGELQQKALENRLNVMPVAAQRGVIYDRNRHELAISIATDYIGAFPPEIKDSGKAEKIAAQLGAILNIPADKILEKITRNTGFEFVDRQVEFDKAQKIKDLKLPGIEVVPENRRYYPNGLLAAHVLGFAGIDNQGLEGLEAMYDKELAGEPGRIVLEFDALGHEIPRATHRYIPPQNGHSLVLTIDQTIQYIAERELDKIMASPTSPRKANIIVMDPKTGEILAMASRPAFDPNNFSKYPNNLWGNPLVRDAYEPGSAFKIITAAAALEEGVVKPGDRFYDPGYIKIGPDTINCWLPGGHGSESFTEGVKNSCNPVFVQVALRLEEKKAGLFYDYIKAFGFGEPTGIDLTGEGTGLLIPENELKPINIATIGIGQGIAVTPIQLITAVAAVANGGQLIRPHLVKEILDNKGKVIKKFEPEVVRRVISPATARMLGEMLEGVVSEGTGRNAYIPGYRVGGKTGTAQKAGPGGYMEGKYVASFIGIAPVNDPRLVALVTIDEPKGYPYYGGTVAAPIFQRVVTDALHYLKVPPQYDSQQKDQEKPPAPVTVPNVVGRDLAAARAELEKAGLAVRVEGSGGQVIAQVPKGGAVVPAGTHVILYLQGDPGKPRVPDVAGLRVSEAAEILEVYGLGLVPEGTGQAAGQDPAPGTVVSPGTKVKVKFIEPSLEVLGP; translated from the coding sequence TTGGCACTGGGCCTGATAACGATTTTATTGCGATTGGCATGGTTGCAGTTTGTCCGGGGTGGGGAACTACAACAAAAAGCCCTGGAAAACCGCCTCAATGTCATGCCGGTAGCGGCCCAGCGGGGGGTTATTTACGACCGGAACCGGCATGAACTGGCCATTAGTATAGCCACCGACTATATTGGGGCCTTTCCCCCGGAAATAAAAGATTCGGGTAAGGCTGAAAAAATAGCGGCCCAATTAGGGGCCATCCTGAATATACCTGCGGATAAGATTTTAGAAAAAATAACCCGCAACACTGGTTTTGAATTTGTTGACCGTCAGGTGGAATTTGATAAAGCCCAAAAAATTAAAGACTTGAAATTACCGGGGATTGAAGTGGTACCTGAAAACCGGCGCTATTACCCCAATGGGCTCCTGGCGGCCCATGTGCTGGGGTTTGCCGGCATCGACAACCAGGGCCTGGAAGGCCTCGAGGCCATGTATGATAAGGAACTGGCCGGGGAGCCGGGCAGAATTGTCCTGGAATTTGATGCCCTGGGCCATGAAATCCCCCGGGCCACCCACCGTTATATACCGCCGCAGAACGGCCACAGCCTTGTTCTTACTATTGACCAGACCATCCAATATATTGCCGAGCGCGAACTTGACAAAATCATGGCCAGCCCTACCAGCCCCCGCAAGGCCAATATTATTGTCATGGACCCTAAAACCGGGGAAATCCTGGCTATGGCCAGCCGGCCGGCCTTTGACCCGAATAATTTTAGTAAATACCCCAATAACCTCTGGGGCAACCCCCTGGTCCGGGATGCCTATGAGCCGGGGTCGGCCTTTAAAATTATCACCGCCGCGGCAGCCCTGGAGGAAGGGGTCGTCAAGCCGGGTGACCGCTTTTACGATCCTGGCTATATCAAAATAGGGCCGGATACCATTAACTGCTGGCTGCCCGGGGGGCACGGCAGCGAGTCCTTTACAGAAGGGGTAAAAAACTCCTGCAACCCGGTCTTTGTCCAGGTAGCCCTGCGACTGGAAGAGAAGAAAGCCGGTCTTTTTTATGATTACATCAAGGCCTTTGGTTTCGGGGAACCAACAGGTATTGACTTAACCGGCGAAGGGACGGGATTATTGATCCCCGAAAATGAACTGAAGCCCATTAACATTGCCACCATTGGTATCGGCCAGGGTATTGCCGTCACTCCCATCCAATTAATTACGGCTGTAGCGGCGGTAGCCAACGGCGGCCAGTTGATCCGCCCCCACCTGGTTAAGGAAATCCTGGATAATAAGGGTAAAGTGATCAAAAAGTTCGAGCCCGAAGTGGTACGCCGGGTCATCTCGCCGGCAACGGCCAGGATGCTTGGCGAAATGTTAGAAGGTGTCGTCAGTGAAGGAACCGGGCGTAATGCCTATATCCCCGGCTACCGGGTGGGCGGTAAAACGGGGACGGCCCAGAAAGCCGGGCCCGGCGGGTACATGGAAGGAAAATACGTGGCCTCCTTTATCGGTATTGCGCCGGTAAATGATCCCCGCCTGGTGGCCCTGGTAACCATTGATGAGCCCAAAGGATATCCTTATTATGGTGGAACGGTGGCCGCCCCCATTTTCCAGCGGGTGGTGACCGATGCCCTCCATTACCTCAAAGTACCGCCCCAGTATGATAGCCAGCAGAAGGACCAGGAAAAGCCCCCGGCACCGGTTACCGTACCCAATGTCGTCGGCCGTGACCTGGCTGCGGCCCGGGCTGAACTGGAGAAAGCCGGCCTGGCCGTCCGGGTGGAAGGTAGCGGCGGACAAGTGATTGCCCAGGTGCCCAAAGGAGGAGCTGTCGTCCCGGCGGGCACCCATGTGATCCTGTACCTGCAGGGCGATCCCGGCAAGCCCCGGGTGCCGGATGTTGCCGGGCTGCGGGTTAGCGAGGCGGCGGAAATCCTCGAGGTCTATGGCCTGGGCCTGGTACCGGAAGGGACCGGCCAGGCGGCCGGGCAGGATCCTGCCCCGGGAACGGTGGTCTCCCCGGGCACGAAAGTAAAGGTCAAGTTCATTGAACCATCCCTGGAAGTACTGGGGCCGTAG
- a CDS encoding UDP-N-acetylmuramoyl-L-alanyl-D-glutamate--2,6-diaminopimelate ligase yields the protein MTLEELVAAIDVIDRGGDRQVSLAGLHYDSRQVQPGFLFVAIKGFKTDGHLYINHALARGAVAVVLEEEVPLPPGVAWVRVSNSRRALGMLAARFYGYPSHRLRLIGVTGTNGKTTTTHLIQAVLEGAGRSTGLLGTIANRLGDKVLPAVHTTPEALDLQALLHQLVNLGAQGVVMEVSSHALALHRVEGAEFDVAVFTNLTQDHLDFHQDMEDYFQVKARLFQALGKGVKERPKYAVINGDDAYSARLITLTPVAVVTYGCSPECQVRARDINLTAGGATCRVTWAGGEVELNLKLTGRFNIYNALAAFTVAWQEGLDPLRAAKTLGEVRGVPGRLEQVRQGQPFTVLVDYAHTPDGLENVLQAARQVTRGNLIVVFGCGGNRDRGKRPQMGKAAARLSDYCIITSDNPRDEDPEAIIADILPGVEEVPGARYQVVVDRRRAIAAALARARPGDMVVIAGKGHETYQIVKGQALPFDDRQVAREELAALGYSGEGSSC from the coding sequence GTGACCCTGGAAGAATTAGTAGCTGCGATAGATGTTATCGACCGCGGCGGCGACCGGCAGGTTTCCCTGGCCGGGCTCCATTATGATTCCCGGCAGGTGCAGCCTGGTTTTCTTTTTGTGGCCATCAAAGGTTTTAAGACCGACGGCCATTTATATATTAACCACGCCCTGGCTAGAGGCGCGGTAGCCGTCGTCCTGGAGGAGGAAGTCCCCCTGCCTCCCGGGGTGGCCTGGGTACGGGTAAGTAACAGTCGCCGGGCCTTAGGAATGCTTGCGGCCCGTTTTTACGGATATCCCAGCCACCGGTTGCGCCTCATCGGGGTAACCGGCACCAACGGCAAGACTACGACCACCCACCTCATCCAGGCGGTGCTGGAGGGCGCCGGCCGGTCTACCGGTTTGCTGGGCACCATCGCCAACCGCCTGGGCGATAAGGTCTTACCTGCCGTCCACACCACCCCGGAAGCCCTGGACTTGCAGGCCCTCCTGCACCAGCTGGTTAACCTCGGTGCTCAAGGGGTAGTCATGGAAGTATCCTCCCATGCCCTGGCCCTGCACCGGGTGGAAGGGGCCGAGTTTGACGTGGCCGTCTTTACCAATTTGACCCAGGATCACCTGGACTTCCACCAGGACATGGAGGACTACTTTCAAGTTAAAGCCAGGCTCTTCCAGGCCCTGGGCAAGGGCGTTAAAGAACGACCTAAATACGCTGTTATCAACGGCGATGATGCCTATAGCGCCCGCTTAATAACCTTGACCCCGGTAGCGGTGGTTACTTATGGCTGCAGTCCTGAATGCCAGGTCCGGGCCCGGGATATAAATTTAACGGCGGGCGGCGCTACCTGCCGGGTGACCTGGGCGGGAGGAGAAGTGGAACTCAACCTCAAACTCACCGGTCGCTTTAATATTTATAATGCCCTGGCGGCCTTTACCGTAGCCTGGCAGGAAGGCCTTGACCCCCTGAGAGCCGCGAAAACTTTAGGTGAAGTCAGGGGTGTACCCGGCCGCCTGGAGCAGGTGCGCCAGGGCCAGCCTTTCACTGTGCTCGTCGATTATGCCCATACCCCCGACGGCCTGGAGAATGTCCTCCAGGCGGCCCGCCAGGTAACACGGGGAAACCTGATTGTAGTTTTCGGTTGCGGCGGCAACCGGGACCGGGGCAAGCGTCCCCAGATGGGTAAAGCAGCCGCCCGGTTAAGCGATTACTGCATTATTACTTCTGATAACCCACGCGATGAAGATCCGGAGGCCATTATAGCTGATATTCTTCCCGGGGTAGAGGAAGTACCGGGCGCCCGCTACCAGGTGGTGGTGGACCGGCGCCGGGCCATTGCCGCGGCCCTGGCCCGGGCCCGGCCAGGGGATATGGTGGTTATTGCCGGCAAGGGACATGAGACCTACCAGATCGTCAAAGGCCAGGCCCTGCCCTTTGATGACCGCCAGGTGGCCAGGGAAGAACTGGCAGCCCTGGGTTATAGCGGGGAGGGATCTTCATGTTAG
- a CDS encoding UDP-N-acetylmuramoyl-tripeptide--D-alanyl-D-alanine ligase, with product MLVAMAGEICAAVQGRLVGGEGTTPVMGVSTDSRSIKPGMLFIALKGERFDGHDFIGAALAGGAAAVIGEHFPTEVVAGRQPVQALIQVDDTLQALQRLAAYHRQKNFTGPLIAVTGSSGKTTTKNLVAAVLSTGMKVLKTPGNFNNEIGLPLTLLSLAPEHEAAVVEMAMRGPGEIAALCAIARPTMGIITNIGTAHLERLGSVANIAAAKGELLAALPPGGVAILNGDDAWCRRLAATCPCRVIFYGIRSRVDVMARDITVLGAQGTAFTAVFPGAEMRLQIPVPGLHNVYDALAALAAGYILNLDPGTMTAGLKNWPAENLRQELRPGPGGCLVLNDAYNANPESMQAALQVLASLPGRKVAVLGDMRELGPAAPALHREVGRFAAATGLFRLVTVGELAREIAVGAIAAGMPAGQVFSCASHREAAGHLGDLGAGDVVLFKGSRLAGMEQVLAAWEEEVNG from the coding sequence ATGTTAGTGGCCATGGCCGGGGAAATATGTGCCGCCGTTCAAGGCCGGCTGGTTGGCGGGGAAGGGACAACCCCGGTCATGGGGGTCAGCACCGACAGCCGCTCCATCAAGCCGGGGATGCTTTTTATTGCTCTTAAAGGGGAGCGCTTTGACGGCCATGACTTTATAGGGGCGGCCCTGGCCGGTGGCGCGGCGGCAGTTATAGGTGAACATTTCCCCACGGAAGTTGTGGCCGGCCGGCAGCCGGTACAGGCCCTGATCCAGGTGGATGACACCCTCCAGGCCCTGCAACGGCTGGCCGCTTACCACCGGCAGAAAAATTTTACCGGTCCCCTCATCGCCGTAACCGGCTCCAGCGGCAAGACCACGACCAAAAATCTGGTGGCCGCCGTGTTAAGTACGGGTATGAAGGTTTTAAAGACCCCGGGCAATTTTAACAACGAGATTGGCCTGCCCCTGACCCTTTTAAGCCTGGCACCGGAACACGAGGCCGCCGTGGTAGAGATGGCCATGCGGGGGCCAGGAGAGATAGCTGCCCTTTGTGCCATCGCCCGGCCCACCATGGGCATCATAACCAATATCGGTACGGCCCACCTGGAACGCCTGGGTTCAGTGGCCAATATCGCTGCGGCCAAGGGGGAACTCCTGGCCGCCCTGCCCCCCGGAGGGGTGGCCATTTTAAACGGCGACGACGCATGGTGCCGCAGGCTGGCAGCCACCTGCCCCTGCCGGGTAATCTTTTACGGTATCAGGAGCCGGGTGGACGTCATGGCCCGGGACATAACCGTCCTGGGAGCGCAGGGCACGGCCTTTACCGCCGTTTTTCCCGGCGCTGAGATGCGGCTGCAAATACCGGTGCCGGGCCTGCACAATGTCTATGATGCCCTGGCGGCCCTGGCCGCCGGCTACATCTTAAACCTGGATCCGGGCACCATGACCGCCGGGCTGAAAAACTGGCCGGCTGAGAACTTACGCCAGGAGTTGCGGCCGGGGCCGGGGGGCTGCCTGGTTTTGAACGATGCCTACAACGCCAACCCCGAGTCCATGCAGGCCGCCCTCCAGGTCCTGGCCAGTTTGCCGGGCCGCAAGGTGGCCGTCCTGGGGGATATGCGCGAACTGGGACCCGCGGCACCGGCCCTCCACCGGGAGGTGGGCAGGTTTGCCGCCGCCACAGGTCTTTTCCGCCTGGTTACCGTGGGGGAACTGGCCCGGGAAATAGCGGTCGGGGCAATAGCTGCCGGCATGCCAGCGGGACAGGTTTTCAGCTGCGCCAGCCACCGGGAAGCAGCAGGGCACCTGGGCGACCTGGGGGCCGGGGATGTCGTCCTTTTTAAAGGCTCCCGCCTGGCGGGCATGGAGCAGGTCCTGGCCGCCTGGGAGGAGGAGGTCAATGGCTGA
- the murD gene encoding UDP-N-acetylmuramoyl-L-alanine--D-glutamate ligase, producing MSWQGKKVLVVGLGKSGRAAAAELARLGAKVTACDYKLLEGEELDALSRAGVELILGRYPEVALLRPYLVVTSPGVPSWEPPLAEARQLGIPIWSELELAYRLLPPGVKIAAVTGTNGKTTTTALCGQILQDAGLPAVVGGNIGIPLVKEIREVIPEGYVVCEVSSFQLEAIAAFRPRVAVILNITPDHLDRHGDLASYIAVKARIMAFQEPEDFAVLNYDDPATRELANKSKAQVLFFSRQQRLERGAFLKDDVIYANLGGGEVKLCHREELSLKGSHNLENCLAASLVALALGVKPEQLMDTLKTFPGVPHRLERVAGVGGVLYINDSKGTNPEATMKALEAYPNPLVLIAGGRNKGSDFTPLARKMAGRVKYLVLVGEAAPDLEQAARGAGIKHIYRASDFKDAVLEAARRALPGDIVMLSPACASWDMFKNYEERGDLFKSIVLELAGNSYGGVIHGGEPQPSKE from the coding sequence ATGTCCTGGCAGGGGAAAAAAGTACTGGTAGTAGGCCTGGGAAAAAGCGGCCGGGCAGCAGCAGCCGAACTGGCCCGGCTGGGCGCCAAGGTTACTGCCTGTGATTACAAATTGCTGGAGGGGGAAGAATTAGATGCTTTAAGCCGGGCCGGGGTGGAGCTTATCTTAGGCCGCTACCCGGAGGTAGCTTTGCTGCGACCCTACCTGGTGGTAACCAGTCCTGGCGTGCCCTCCTGGGAACCGCCCCTGGCCGAGGCGCGGCAACTGGGGATTCCCATCTGGAGTGAACTGGAGCTGGCCTATCGCCTGCTGCCGCCTGGGGTAAAGATAGCGGCCGTTACCGGGACCAACGGCAAGACAACTACTACGGCCCTGTGCGGCCAGATCCTCCAGGATGCCGGCCTGCCGGCGGTAGTGGGGGGTAATATCGGCATTCCCCTGGTAAAGGAAATAAGAGAGGTAATCCCGGAGGGCTATGTCGTCTGCGAGGTTAGCAGTTTCCAGCTGGAGGCCATAGCTGCTTTCCGCCCGCGGGTGGCAGTGATCCTGAATATTACCCCGGACCACCTGGACCGCCATGGAGATCTGGCCAGCTACATAGCTGTCAAAGCTCGCATCATGGCCTTTCAGGAGCCGGAAGATTTTGCCGTTTTAAATTACGATGACCCCGCGACCCGGGAACTGGCTAACAAATCAAAAGCGCAGGTGTTATTTTTCAGCCGCCAGCAGCGGCTGGAGCGGGGAGCCTTTCTCAAAGACGACGTAATTTACGCCAATCTTGGCGGCGGGGAAGTCAAGCTGTGCCACCGGGAAGAGCTTTCTTTAAAAGGCAGCCATAATCTCGAGAACTGCCTGGCAGCTTCCCTGGTGGCCCTGGCCCTGGGGGTAAAGCCGGAACAGTTAATGGACACTCTAAAAACCTTCCCCGGCGTTCCCCACCGCCTGGAACGGGTAGCCGGGGTGGGCGGCGTCCTCTATATAAACGATTCCAAAGGAACCAACCCCGAGGCTACCATGAAGGCCCTGGAGGCCTATCCCAACCCTCTGGTCCTTATTGCCGGGGGGAGAAACAAGGGTAGTGACTTTACCCCGCTGGCCCGGAAAATGGCCGGCCGGGTTAAGTACCTGGTCCTGGTGGGCGAAGCGGCTCCGGACCTGGAGCAGGCAGCCAGGGGGGCAGGGATTAAGCATATTTACCGGGCCTCCGACTTTAAAGATGCCGTCCTGGAGGCAGCCCGGCGAGCCTTACCGGGGGACATCGTCATGCTCTCGCCGGCCTGCGCCAGCTGGGATATGTTTAAAAACTACGAAGAACGGGGCGACCTGTTTAAAAGTATAGTACTTGAACTGGCAGGAAACAGCTACGGAGGAGTCATTCATGGCGGCGAGCCGCAACCATCGAAAGAATGA
- the mraY gene encoding phospho-N-acetylmuramoyl-pentapeptide-transferase — MAEALKTLGLAAAITIILGPAVIAVLRRLKAGQTIRNDGPRRHLAKTGTPTMGGILFLTALTMASLIMAPLSPLMLSALILTWGYALIGLADDGLKVVFHRPLGLYARQKLGGQVLLGLVAGVVAMLWLGRGSALQVPLTGLTLDLGWSYPLLAALLLVATTNAVNLTDGLDGLAAGITLWVALAYVLIALAGGEREMVIFAAALAGGCLGFLAYNFHPAKVFMGDTGSLALGAAIGFLAIMTRTELVLPVLGGVYVIEALSVILQVASFRLTGRRLFRMSPLHHHFELAGWPETRVVLFFWFLAIVLAAAGLYVLTI; from the coding sequence ATGGCTGAGGCTTTAAAAACCCTGGGCCTGGCGGCGGCGATAACCATTATCCTGGGGCCGGCGGTGATTGCTGTCTTAAGGCGGTTGAAGGCCGGGCAGACAATTCGCAATGACGGCCCCCGCCGCCACTTGGCCAAAACCGGTACCCCGACGATGGGCGGCATTTTATTTTTAACCGCCTTGACCATGGCTTCCCTGATAATGGCCCCGCTTTCACCGTTAATGTTATCGGCCCTGATCCTGACCTGGGGTTATGCTTTGATTGGCCTTGCTGACGATGGTTTGAAGGTAGTTTTTCACCGCCCTCTAGGCCTTTACGCCCGCCAGAAGCTGGGCGGCCAGGTGCTCCTGGGCCTGGTGGCCGGGGTGGTGGCCATGCTCTGGCTGGGCCGGGGCAGCGCCCTCCAGGTACCCTTAACCGGCTTAACCCTGGACCTGGGCTGGTCTTACCCGCTGCTGGCGGCCCTGCTCCTGGTGGCTACAACTAACGCCGTTAACCTGACGGATGGGCTGGACGGCCTGGCGGCCGGCATTACCCTCTGGGTGGCCCTGGCCTACGTTCTCATAGCCCTGGCCGGCGGGGAGCGGGAGATGGTAATATTTGCTGCCGCCCTGGCGGGAGGATGTCTGGGTTTTTTAGCGTATAATTTTCATCCAGCGAAGGTTTTTATGGGTGATACGGGTTCCCTGGCCCTGGGGGCGGCCATCGGCTTCCTGGCCATTATGACCCGGACGGAACTGGTATTGCCGGTCCTGGGTGGGGTTTACGTTATCGAAGCCCTTTCGGTGATCCTGCAGGTAGCGTCCTTTCGCCTTACCGGCCGGCGCCTCTTTCGCATGAGCCCCCTGCACCATCACTTTGAACTGGCCGGCTGGCCGGAAACGAGAGTAGTGCTTTTTTTCTGGTTCCTGGCCATAGTTCTGGCTGCAGCCGGGCTTTATGTTTTAACTATTTAA
- the ftsW gene encoding putative lipid II flippase FtsW has translation MRRRAGPIDFWILLPAVLLLGIGIIMVFSASALTSSYNYGDAFYFLKRQLAWSAIGLSGLFFTMQCDYTHLRRLATPFLGLAIILLMLVLIIGTASRGSARWLGVGSLSFQPSETIKLAMVIFLAASLAQNRQRLHSLAQGIGPYLALMALVCLLILAQPDLGTAVAVAGTTYLMLMVAGADKGHLALLAALGVAAVALAIVIAPYRMARFTAFLDPWADPQGKGYQTIQSLLAIGSGGLFGTGLGQGRQKLYYVPENHTDFIFAILSEELGFIGAALVVILFLILVWRGFHTAFKAPDAFGSFLAAGLTIMLALQALINMGVVTGLLPVTGITLPLLSYGGSSLIFSLLGVGILLNISRYAQH, from the coding sequence ATGCGCCGTAGGGCAGGGCCCATTGATTTCTGGATCTTACTGCCGGCTGTGCTCCTGCTCGGGATAGGGATTATCATGGTTTTCAGCGCCAGCGCCCTTACTTCCTCCTACAACTATGGCGATGCCTTCTACTTTTTAAAACGCCAGCTGGCCTGGTCGGCCATAGGCTTGAGCGGGCTTTTTTTTACCATGCAATGCGACTACACCCATTTACGCCGCCTGGCAACGCCTTTTCTGGGCCTGGCCATTATCCTCCTGATGCTGGTCTTAATTATCGGCACCGCTTCCCGAGGTTCGGCCCGCTGGCTGGGAGTAGGCTCCCTGAGTTTCCAGCCTTCGGAAACCATTAAACTAGCCATGGTCATCTTCCTGGCAGCCAGCCTGGCCCAGAACCGCCAGCGCCTCCATTCCCTGGCGCAGGGGATAGGTCCCTATCTTGCCCTGATGGCCCTGGTTTGTCTCTTAATCCTGGCTCAGCCCGACCTTGGCACGGCTGTGGCCGTGGCCGGGACCACCTACCTGATGTTGATGGTAGCCGGGGCCGATAAGGGTCACCTGGCTCTCCTGGCGGCCCTGGGGGTAGCGGCAGTGGCCCTGGCCATTGTCATTGCCCCTTACCGCATGGCCCGCTTTACGGCCTTTCTAGACCCCTGGGCTGACCCCCAGGGGAAGGGTTACCAGACCATCCAGTCCCTGCTGGCCATTGGCTCCGGCGGCCTCTTCGGTACCGGCCTGGGCCAGGGACGCCAGAAGCTCTATTATGTCCCCGAAAACCATACGGACTTTATCTTTGCCATCCTCAGCGAAGAGCTGGGGTTTATCGGCGCCGCCCTGGTGGTTATCCTGTTTTTAATCCTGGTCTGGCGGGGTTTCCATACGGCCTTTAAAGCTCCCGATGCCTTTGGCAGTTTCCTGGCCGCCGGCCTGACCATTATGCTGGCCCTCCAGGCCCTGATCAATATGGGGGTGGTCACCGGCCTGCTGCCGGTAACGGGGATTACCCTGCCCCTGCTCAGCTACGGCGGTTCTTCCTTGATCTTTTCCTTACTGGGTGTCGGCATCTTACTCAATATATCCCGCTATGCCCAGCACTGA